One part of the Eptesicus fuscus isolate TK198812 chromosome 20, DD_ASM_mEF_20220401, whole genome shotgun sequence genome encodes these proteins:
- the TMEM107 gene encoding transmembrane protein 107: MGRISGLVPSRFLTLLAHLVVVITLFWSRDSNIQACLPLTFTTEEYKTQDIQLVAALAVTLGLFAVELAGFFSGVSMFNSTQSLISIGAHCSASVALSFFIFERWECTMYWYIFVFCSALPAVTEMALFISVFGLKKKPF, translated from the exons ATGGGCCGGATCTCAGGGCTCGTGCCCTCTCGTTTCCTGACGCTTCTGGCGCATCTGGTGGTCGTCATCACCTTATTCTGGTCCCGG GACAGCAACATCCAGGCATGCCTGCCTCTCACGTTCACCACCGAAGAGTATAAGACGCAGGACATTCA gcTGGTGGCAGCGCTCGCCGTCACCCTGGGCCTCTTTGCAGTGGAGCTGGCCGGTTTCTTCTCAGGAGTTTCCATGTTCAACAGTACCCAGAGCCTTATCT CCATCGGGGCTCACTGTAGTGCATCTGTGGCCCTATCCTTTTTCATATTTGAGCGTTGGGAGTGCACCATGTACTGGTACATTTTTGTCTTCTGCAG TGCCCTCCCAGCAGTCACTGAAATGGCCTTATTCATCAGCGTCTTTGGGCTGAAAAAGAAACCGTTCTGA